From Elusimicrobiota bacterium:
CTACCGGTTTATAACCACCAGTTGCAAGTCCGGCTGCAAAAGTAACTGCATGACCTTCTGCGATTCCGACATCAAAAAACCTGTTCGGGAACTCTTTCTGAAACTCAGTAAGCCCGGTGCCTTCTGCCATAGCAGCAGTAATTGCGACTATTTTTTCGTCTTGTTTTGCAAGTTTTACAAGTGTTTGCGAAAAAATTTGGGTATAGGTTGGAATTTTAGTTTCTGTTATTGAATTACCTGTGTTTATGTCAAACTTACCAATACCGTGAAACTCTGTTGGTTTATTTTCAGCAGGTTTATAGCCTTTACCTTTTTTTGTTATAAGATGTAACAGAATAGGTCCTTTTAAGTTTTTTACTTTTGTGAGTAGTTCAATTAGTTTATTAATATCATGCCCGTCAATAGGACCCAAATATGCGAACCCCATTTCTTCAAAAAGCATTCCTGGAAAAAGCAGCACACGAAACCTTTTTGCAACACGCATTATTTGAGAACCCCAGAAATGTATCCGAGATAGAAACTTTTCTACTTTTTTATAGAGTTTGCTGTAAAGTCCACCTGTAATAAGTTTAGTAAGATATGCCGCAAACGCACCAACACGGTAAGATATAAACATCTCGTTATCGTTAAGAATAACAAGCATATCTGTTCCAGAATGCCCGGCATTAAGAAGCCCTTCGTATGCAAGCCCGCCAGTAAGTGCACCATCACCTACAACTGCGACAACACGATAATTTTCGTTTTTCATATCGCGCGCAACAGCCAATCCTAATGCAGCGGATATCGCAGTTGACGAATGTCCCGCGCCAAATGCATCATATTCTGATTCTTCTATTTTTGGAAAACCGCTTATCCCGTTTATCTGACGCAATCTTGAAAATTTCTCTCGGCGACCTGTTATAATTTTGTGTGTATATGCTTGATGACCGACATCCCAGACGATTTTATCTTTTGGCGATTCAAAGACATAGTGGAGCGCAATTGTAAGTTCTACCGTGCCTAGTGAAGGTGCGAGATGACCGCCCGTTTGAGAGACAGACGAAACTATCAATTCTCTTATTTCATCAGCAAGTTGTGGAAGTAATTCTTTTTTTATCACTCGTAAATCAGATGGTTTATCAATCTTATCAAGAATCTTCATAATTTTGGCTTCTCAGGACAAGCTTGTTTCGGGCTGATTTGCTGATTTTGTATTTATTAAATGTAAGCAAATACTTACATTTTAATTTTGTTCGTCGGTAGTTTTTGGTTTTTCAATTAGTACAATTGTACTAATTGGATTTTAACTTTCTCTTTGGATGATATAATCAGCAATCGCTTTGAGCGGTTCTGCTTTTTTGCCAAAAATCTTCAAGTCATTTTTAGCACTTTTAACAAGTTTTTGGGCTTCTGTTTTAGATTTTTTAAGCCCGTAAACAGATAGATATGTCAATTTTTTATTTTTTAAGTCGGAACCGGTTTTGCCAAGTTTCTTTTTATCACCAATAATATCTAAAATATCATCAACAATCTGGAATGCAAGCCCGATTTTTCTACCGTAATTAGCGAGTGCTTTTATCTTTACTGACGAGACATTAGCCAAAATAGCACCTGCTTTTAACGAGACCTCAATCATCTTCGCTGTCTTGTGTTTGTGAATATAATTTATTTTCTGCTTCCCATCTGCCATCTGCCATCTGCCATTTGCCATCTGCGTATCAATAACCTGTCCGCCAACCATCCCTTTAGTTCCGGCAGCAATAGCGATTTCTTTTACAACTTTTGGGTTAATAATTTCAAACGCTTTTGTTAATAGCCCGTCACCTGCCAGAATCGCAATTGCTTCACCAAATTTTTTATGAGAAGTCAATTTTCCACGTCGGTAATCGTCGTTGTCCATCGCTGGTAAATCATCGTGTATCAGCGAGTAAGTATGTATCATTTCAATCCCGCAGGCGGTTGGAATAACGTCTTTTATATCGCCTTCACAAATTTCACATGCAACAAGACACAAAATCGGTCGCAGTCGTTTCCCACCTGCAAAAATACTGTATCGCATCGCAGTATTCATAATTGACGGCTCACCCACATTTTGCAGAAAATATTTTTTTAGTGCATTATCAATAACCAACTTTTTCTTTTTAAGGTAATCTTGTAAATCCATAATTCTACTGTAAAATTATACAAAAAATTCCATAAAAACACAACAAGATAAAAACCTTCACCACAGGACCATAGAGAACACAAAGCACACAGAGAGTATTAAATCAGATTTTTAGATTTTTGGGAATTATAATCAATAAAAACAGATATTCAAATATTTTCTTAATCCCTTGAAAATATTCCACATAGGAACTTTTTTTACATATTCTTTGTATTCATCTCCGAATTTCTTTATATTGTATTCGACTTCTTTTCTGGCTGACATCCAGAAACAAAATATTGATACTATAGCCAGAATTATCGAAAGAATTGACTGAAAAACTAAAATCAGAGCAATAGACCAAATTGTCATTCCCAAAGTTATGGGCTGGCGAATAATACCATACATCCCAGTATCAAAAAAAGTAGTGGTGTAAGACGGATCGTAGGTTTCTGGTTTACCTTTATGCTTCAGTTCGACCATTGAACCAAAGACTAAAATAGCTGAAGGAATATAGAGAATCCAGCCAATCACTGCTAACCAAAAAATCCTAAAATGC
This genomic window contains:
- a CDS encoding polyprenyl synthetase family protein, which encodes MDLQDYLKKKKLVIDNALKKYFLQNVGEPSIMNTAMRYSIFAGGKRLRPILCLVACEICEGDIKDVIPTACGIEMIHTYSLIHDDLPAMDNDDYRRGKLTSHKKFGEAIAILAGDGLLTKAFEIINPKVVKEIAIAAGTKGMVGGQVIDTQMANGRWQMADGKQKINYIHKHKTAKMIEVSLKAGAILANVSSVKIKALANYGRKIGLAFQIVDDILDIIGDKKKLGKTGSDLKNKKLTYLSVYGLKKSKTEAQKLVKSAKNDLKIFGKKAEPLKAIADYIIQRES
- a CDS encoding methyltransferase, producing the protein MLALYFCIGIGAIIWIVNGIWIMQAIKERFTSEVYIHTGLGIFFTLLALELSIGIRGAWTHFRIFWLAVIGWILYIPSAILVFGSMVELKHKGKPETYDPSYTTTFFDTGMYGIIRQPITLGMTIWSIALILVFQSILSIILAIVSIFCFWMSARKEVEYNIKKFGDEYKEYVKKVPMWNIFKGLRKYLNICFY
- the dxs gene encoding 1-deoxy-D-xylulose-5-phosphate synthase, yielding MMKILDKIDKPSDLRVIKKELLPQLADEIRELIVSSVSQTGGHLAPSLGTVELTIALHYVFESPKDKIVWDVGHQAYTHKIITGRREKFSRLRQINGISGFPKIEESEYDAFGAGHSSTAISAALGLAVARDMKNENYRVVAVVGDGALTGGLAYEGLLNAGHSGTDMLVILNDNEMFISYRVGAFAAYLTKLITGGLYSKLYKKVEKFLSRIHFWGSQIMRVAKRFRVLLFPGMLFEEMGFAYLGPIDGHDINKLIELLTKVKNLKGPILLHLITKKGKGYKPAENKPTEFHGIGKFDINTGNSITETKIPTYTQIFSQTLVKLAKQDEKIVAITAAMAEGTGLTEFQKEFPNRFFDVGIAEGHAVTFAAGLATGGYKPVVAIYSTFLQRAFDEIVHDVCLQKLPVVFAIDRAGIVGEDGATHQGAFDLSYLRMIPDLVIMAPSDENELQNMLKTALSLSQPAAIRYPRGCGVGGEGGEIGGGIE